Proteins encoded by one window of Burkholderia plantarii:
- a CDS encoding co-chaperone GroES — protein MNLRPLHDRVIVKRLDQETKTASGIVIPEAAAEKPDQGEVLAIGPGKRDDKGAPIALDVKVGDRVLFGKYAGQSVKVDGQELLVMREEDIMAVVNAN, from the coding sequence ATGAACCTTCGTCCTTTGCACGATCGCGTGATCGTCAAGCGCCTGGATCAGGAAACCAAGACGGCCTCGGGCATCGTGATCCCCGAAGCGGCAGCGGAAAAGCCGGATCAAGGCGAAGTGCTGGCGATCGGCCCGGGCAAGCGTGACGACAAGGGCGCTCCGATTGCGCTCGACGTCAAGGTTGGCGACCGTGTCCTGTTCGGCAAGTACGCTGGCCAATCCGTCAAGGTCGACGGCCAGGAACTGCTCGTGATGCGCGAAGAAGACATCATGGCCGTGGTCAACGCGAACTAA